Sequence from the Macaca fascicularis isolate 582-1 chromosome 16, T2T-MFA8v1.1 genome:
AAGGTAGCTGGAACATGCTGTTCTGTGCTGATCAAGACAGGTGTGCTACCCGCTCAATGGAATGCAAGTTCTTGTATGCAAAGACCATAAATATCAGTAAAAAGACAAAGTAAATGCAATTTGTGataagtgctgtgaagaaaataagacattaaaataaagaCCTGGTGGGGGCTTACTTTAGACCAGATGGTAAAGGAAGGAGACATTTAGGCTGAGACCTGGGGCATGAGAAGGAGCCAGCTTCCAGGAGGGTGAGGGCCCTAGGTTCCAGGCAGAAGAAGGCCTGCGCAGAAGCGCAGAGGTGGGCATAAGCTCCCCAGTGAGCAAGACAGACACAGGCCTTGGCCTTTCAGAGCTCACCATCCCAGGACTGTGCTACCCAGCATAGTAGCCGTTGGCCATACATGGCTAcataaattaatcaaaattaaatgcaggccgggtatggtggctcatacctgtaatcccagcactttgggaggctgaggggtgtggatcatctgaggtcaggagtttgagacaagcctggccaatatgatgagaccccatctctagaaaaatacaaaaattagctgggcatggtggtgggcacctgcagtcccagctactcgggaggttgaggcaggagaatcccttgaacccaggaggcggaagaggttgcaatgagctgagatcgtgccactgcactccagcctgggcgacagagggagactcttgtctcaaataaataaatcaatgaaaataaacaagaattaaatacaatttagagtctagttcctcagtcacactagccataGTTCAAGTGCTAATAGCCCATGTGACTGGTGGCATTTGTCTTGGACAGCGTAGACCATAGAGCGTTTTCATCACTGCAGACAGTTCTGTGGGATAGCACTGATCTAAGACTGTGGAGAGCAAATGGAATGAAAGGGGTGGCCTAAGGACCATCAGTAGGACAGgggctccctggaggaggagaCGATTGTGCTGTGTCCTGCAGACCTGTTACATCTGTGAGGAGCAGGGCCGGGAGAGCAAGGCGGCCTCAGGAGCCTGCATGACCTGTAACCGCCATGGATGTCGACAAGCTTTCCACGTCACCTGGTGAGACCCCCGtcccaccccccgcccccggGGTTGTTCTGGATGGCCACTGATCAGGCTCATTCTAGCTGCTGTCTTTTTGATGGTGGTGGCAATGCTTTCTTTGGATGGTCTTGGCTTCACCTCAGCAGGGGgccaggagggtgggaggaaggtggcTCATCTGATATGTGGCCTCAGCCGGCTCAGGCTGCCCTCTCTGGTTAGTGCCCAAATGGCAGGCTTGCTGTGTGAGGAAGAAGTGCTGGAGGTGGACAACGTCAAGTACTGTGGCTACTGCAAATACCACTTCAGCAAGATGGTGAGTCCCCGCGGCCAGTGCATGAGAGGGTCAGTCAGCTGTGGTTAGATGGTTAGAGGGCATGGGCTTTGGGCCAGGCCAGTACCTGGTGCTAGGAGGACAGAGAGGGAAGGAACCCAGTCCCTGCCCAAGAGGAGCTCTTCATTAGATGAAGAATAAAGTATAGCTTCAAGTGTGTGGATCAGAGCTGGACCAAGCAGTCTGTCCCAAAAGACAAAGCTCAGACTCTGCCTGTCGGAGTCTAGGAGGCTTTAAGGAAGAGGTAGCATTTAAGCTGAGTGGAGGTGGAAATCAAAATAAGAGCCAACATTTGTGTGGGAGGCAGCATTTACTATGCCTCCGCCTTAGGACAAAGTTCTTGCTGTGTGTTACTTTGCATGGTCCTCCCACCCACCCTAAGAACTAGGTGTActatattttccccattttacagatgagtaaactaagGCTCACTGAGGTTATATAACTTATCTTGCAGCTGGTAGATGGGATTTAGAACGGGCAGCCTAATTTGAAAACTCTCGGGAGCCTGCCAAACAGAGAAACGAGTCCCAGACAGAGGGACTAGTGTGGACAAAGTCCTGAGAGGAGGAAGGGCATGGGTGAGCGGCGGGAGAATGGGGTGTTTGGTGGGGAAGAGGCAGGAGATGAGGTGAGAAAGCAGGGCCAGAGCTGGGCTTGTCTCTGCCCCAGGCCTGGGGCCCAGGGGGAGGCTGGAAAGGGTGCTACTCTGTGTTTGTGGAGAGACTTGTGTGTCCCAGAAGCCGTGAGGTGTTCCGGAGCAGTTGGCTGCAGCTTGGATCTACCCCCTAGCCACAGGCTTGTCAGGCCTGTAAGCGGGAGAGTAACATGATCAGATTTGTTTTTTAGGAAGATTACCCTGGCAGCCGCTGTGAGGCTGGATCAGAAGGGCTGAGGCTGGTGGCCGGGAGACAGCTGCGAGAAGGGGGATGGAGGGGTGAGGCTGGATGCTAGAACCATTTCTAGGGAGACTTGCCTAATCGTGGGAGTGGCTGAGAAGTAGGAGTTGGGGGTGACATTTAGGATCTAGGCTCTAGACACTGAGTAAATGGAGCTTGAATACCTGGGGGTACCATGAACAAGGGGTGCAGCTGGCTTCTGTAGGGGGAACACATGTCCTAATTTGCCCCAGACAGTCCCAGTTTATACCTGTTGCCCTGGTGTAATTATTAATAGTTCCcctgtttcatttttcaaagtgTCCAGGTTTGGATCATAAGTTACATGGTCACCTTGGTTTCAGGGTTTGATGATAACTTAGGACAAGGAAATGAGCTTGGTTTGGTTTTCAGGAGGCGCCATGTGGAGACATTTAGATTTGGTGGATGTCAGACTCCTGGGCAGGGTGTAGTGGCAGCTCCAGGCTTATAAGGCTGGGGCTATAATCCCAGGGTGTCCACAAGGATAGATCAGGTGGGCCACGAAAGAGGGGGCCTTGCAGGGTATGGGGCTCTGCAGGTAGGAGCTGTGTCCAACACTGGGGAGCTGCCAGGTCAGACAAGGCCTGAAATTAACCCTTGGGCTTGGCAGTTGGGAGGTAGTTGGTGACCTTAGAGGGAGCAGCTACAAGCCCGGGGAGGGTGAAGCCGTCAGGCTGGGTCTGTAGTGAAGGGAATGGGGGAGGCAGGCCCTGGCTGGGAGGAGAGGCAGCATGAGGGTTGTTTGGGTTGTGTTGATGTTTACTTCCCCGCTTTCTTCAAGTTAAGGGCAGCATATCCTTTGGGACAGGAGCAACCACTGTGTTTGGTGGAGGGGAGGGGCcaggaaaaaggagaaggggGTGATAGCTGAGCCAAGTGTCTAGAGGGGGGATCGGACGTGGAGTACAGGGGAGCACTGGCTCCCCATGAGGGTCCCCTGCACACCCTCTGCTCCAGGGAAGGAGGTAGAAACGTGCCGTGGCTCAGTCAGCCAAGAGGGCACCATGGAGAGAGTGAAAGACCCGGGCCTCAGTGGTTGACTCTTGACATCAGACGAGCCGGCTGGGATGCTCTAGGGTTTTCAGGCTGGGGAACGCCCTTCTGCTGAGCATCATAGAGGGCATGAGGTCCTCTTAGTGACAGACGGGGCACATGGGACTGACCCCCAGGATCAGGATCCTCTAACCTTCTGGAAGTGTTCCCTAAGCCTGTGAAAGGAGGGTTTGCAATTTCTCTCAAATCTCTCCCCCAGAAGACATCCCGGCACAGCAGCGGGGGAGGCGGAGGAGGCActggaggaggaggcggcagCGGCGGCAGCATGGGGGGAGGTGGCAGTGGTTTCATCTCTGGGAGGAGAAGCCGGTCAGCCTCACCATCCACGCAGCAGGAGAAGCACCCCACCCACCACGAGAGGGGCCAGAAGAAGGTAGAAGCCCCTCCCTCGCCTGTCGTCACTCCCACATGGGGACTCAGAGACTCACAAACATGGCTCAAGAAGCCATCATGAGGTGCCCTTAAGGTCTTGGCcctgccttcttccttcctctgagGCCACTGAGGGCAGGAGGGGGCTGAAGTGAAACGGGGGTGACGTGGGAACTTGGCTTCCCTGTGGCTGTATTAGTGGTTCCTCTGGGTCCTCCCCATGACATCACAGTGTCCCCCAAGCCCCAGACACATGGCTCTGCACGTTGCACATGTCTCCGCAGTCCAGCCATGTGCCGCCTAGTGTGTAAGTGCTAATGCCTGCGTTCCCTCGCACCACATAGCACAGCGTGCCCTGCTCCTGTCCGTCTGTGCAGCTGTGTCCCAGGTGGACACCCTTGCAGGTGTGTGTTCACGCGCGTGGTGCTCTGTGGCACTGGCGTGATAATGGGACAGGCTATTTTTAGCAGGCGGGGCCGGGGGAAGGGCTGTTGGCTCTCATAGGAACTTGCCTGAGTTGATCCTTCCCAGCCCATTATCCTGCCCTCCTCAGGGAGAGATGATGCCCACAAAACCCCATCCTGAGAGGGTGTCAGCTCCCCATACCCACATGTCACGTTTATCCTCGCCCAGACAGCCCCCCCGGCACAGTATCTAGTCACCTCTTCCTCTCCAGAGTCGAAAGGACAAAGAACGCCTTAAGCAGAAGCACAAGAAGCGGCCTGAATCGCCCCCCAGCATCCTCACCCCGCCCGTGGTCCCCACTGCTGACAAGGTACTGCTGCCCACGTTCAGGAGGGATGGCGTGTGGGTCTGgggtggcagagggagggaggcgaGGGGCGAGAGGTTGGTGAGCCAGGGACTTGGGTACCCTCCCCATAGCTTCAAGTTAATgccactcccctcccaccccacaccctcTACTCTCTTCCAGCCTAGAAGGGGCCACCAATCACTGACCAACCATGGGATTGGGGGTTTGGGGTGCTGGATGCCAGATGTTCCCATCTGCCTCTGTCCAGAGGGCCTCAGCCCTGGGCTCTTGTCTGCAGAGAGTGGGGGATGGCACTCAGGCCTGCTCTCCAAGTTCTAGGGCCCATATCCCCAGAGATGAGTAGAGGACATCCCCTACACCCCATCAGGAGGACACCCAAAGCTTGTCACCCAACCCAAATCCCACTCCGTGCAGGTTGGAGGGGCTGAAAGTTCTGACCAACGTGTCATGGGGGGCAGGCCCCTGGACAGTACCCCCAAACTCCCACTCATCCCCCCCATTTCCAGCAGGGCATGGTATATCAGGCCTGTCTCCAGAAATGGGCAGCATCTGGATGAGCCATAGGCAGGCCCTACCCTAGGCCAGGGAATTACTAATCCAAGCTGGAACAGCCCTCCCTGCTCCCTACAACCTGCCTTCCCCATGGGAGGAGAACCCAGGAGGGTGCGGGGAGCTGGAGAAATTGCTCCCTCCTGTCACCATTATTGCCCATTCACCTCCGCCCTACCTCAGACGGTTGGCAGAGCTCTGGGCACTTAGCAGGAGGCTCAGGTATCAGGTTTCCAGGATGATGTTGCTGTGGCAACTGCCCCAGTAAACTTCTCCCTTCCCTGCTTCCCAGGGCTCACCTGGAGAGCTTGTCATTCATGCCCTCTGACCTTTCCAGGGCCCTGCAGGCAGGTGGCAAGAAATGGCCAGGGATCTGGGAGTTTCTCCAGTAACTGGATGTCCCTTGGACATAACAGAGAACTCCGCCCATCCCCCTCCACTCGACCCAGCACTTCAGCTACCCTTCCCCCCCGCCCCTCTCTTCCCTTGCTCTCAGAACCACATCTGGCTCCCTTCAGAACTCCAGCTGTTGAAAAGAacaaagaggaagacagagaccAGGACTCTgcctgggaggggcagggcagggtggctcTTGTTTCCGGTCCAGCCTCCATTCAGCATTTATCTGTTCAGCACAATTGACTGAATACCTGGTCGCTACCAGGAGGAAAAGGGCCGTCCCTGGCAGCAGCCTGAAGCACGAATGAACTCACGGCATGCCAGGCTGTGTTCTGGAACCAGGAGATGGAAGGGCATATGGAGATTAGTCCATTTAATACTCAATCCAATTAGGTTGGAAATTTACCAACCCCATTTAATATATGAAGACAatggggcacagagaggttaagtaatttgcctaaaaGCACACAGCTAGTAAAGTGGTAGAGCTGAGATTCCAACGCAGTCTGGCTCGAAGGCTTGGGCTCTTCACCTGCTGCCATCGGAAGTCTCATCATTTATTGACCCCATATGATGTATCTGGCATCATGCTGCTTACAACTCACCACATATGCATAGTGCTCCCCGTAAGGACACTGATACTCATTAAGGTTGAGACTTTGCACAGTATAACATGGCGgagaggtcaggtgcagtggctcatgcctgtagtcccagcactttgggagtctgaggcaggtggatctcctgaggtcaggagttcgagaccagcctggccaacatggtgaaaccctgcctctactaaaaatacaaaaaattagcagggtgtggtggccggtgcctgtaatcccagctatttgggaggctgaggcaggaaaatcacttgaacccgggaggtgattgaaggttgcagtgagccaagatcgtaccattgcactccatcctgggcaataagagtgaaactctatctcaaaaaataaaaataagaaaaaaaaacatagcagTAAAGGGCAGAGCCTGCCAGGCTCATACCCTGCTCTGCCCGACTTAGAGCCCACGCTCCTTCAACCACCACCCTGCCACTCTCCTTGGTTTCTGGTGCCTCAGACACAGGACAGAACATTTCAGTGCAGAGTAGCAGCTGTTGACATGTGGTCATGTGTGCCCAGTTCTCTGGAAATAAGGGGACAGAGTGCCTTGTTCCACCTGAGGTATTTAGGGAGGCTTCAGGGAAGAGGGACTTCTAAGCTGGATTTTAAAGGATGAGAAATTTCCCAGGAAGAGTAAGGATAGGCTCTCCTGGCAGACACTTAGTGTGTGCAATCTCAGGTTGTCTAGGAAGAGCATGGGGTGGTTAGAGAATGGGTGGAAAGCCAGGGGGCTGAAGTTTGGAGTAGTAGCTGGAGGGCTCCAGGATGGCACCAGAGAAGTCCATTCTCCTGTGGGTCCTCTTCTCTGCCTCGCCACTTCCAGCATAGGTCCAGCTGCCTTAGGCGCCCTAAGtattcagtgaatgaatggaccAATGAGTAAATCTCTTCAGACTCTGGGACTGTTTTCATCTCCCCCTCAGCTTCCATCTTCCCTGCCTAAGGTGAAAGACAGACGCCTTCTTGGGTTCAGTGAATTCCCCTCTGCCTCACACCCAGGAGTGCCACAGCTGCCTCCTCATATCCCTGCCTAGGGGCTCCCAGCCACTCCCTGCCCGGAAGTCCTTCATGAAACTAGCTGTGGGCTCTCCCAGTTGAGCGAGGTCCTGTGCCCCCCTGCTTCACTCCCACATCAGGATCAGCACAGGCCCAGGCAGCCGGTGTCGaaccttcctctctcctctccttcaggtctcctcctcagcttcctcttcctcccaccaTGAGGCCAGCACGCAGGAGACCTCTGAGAGCAGCAGGGACTCAAAGGGGAAAAAGTCTTCCAGCCATAGCCTGAGTCATAAGGGGAAGAAACTGAGCAGTGGGAAAGGTGTGAGCAGTTttacctctgcctcctcctcttcctcctcctcttcctcctcctctggggGGCCCTTCCAGCCTGCAGGTGAGTGTGAGCATCCGGGAGGAAGCTGGGAGCAGGGACAGCCTTTCATCCTGAGCTTTTCTGGCGAGGGACTTTGCATATTGGTTGTGCATCTCATTTACTTCTACATCGGTTCAGGATAAAGATGGGGAATCCCCTCCTCTCCAACCCTGCCCCTAAACCCTTCCTTCTTGAGCCAGAACTCTCCTCCTCCACCAACCCATAACAGTATTCCTTATCCCCTACATTTGTGCTGCAAGGTACAATTTTTCAAGCACCCCGTAAACATTATCTCCTATAATCGCTACAGTCATCTGGTGAGGCCAGTAGGGTGCGAGTTACTCTCCATTTTAGTACAGGTGGGAAAGCTGGAGGGGTCGGGGGTACTTATCCCAGGACACAGACAGTAGCAGAGCTGAGACAGGAAACCAGGCGTCCCCATTCCTGGACCAGAGCTCTCTCCCTCCAGTACACGTGGGAGTGGGAGGGAGTGCAGGGATCTGGGGTCCAGCTGTAACCATTTTCCCTCTGTGCACAGTCTCGTCCCTGCAGAGCTCCCCTGACTTCTCTGCATTCCCCAAGCTGGAGCAGCCAGAGGAGGACAAGTACTCCAAGCCCACAGCCCCCGCCCCTTCagcccctccttctccctcagcccccGAGCCCCCCAAGGCTGACCTTTTTGAGCAGAAGGTGGTCTTCTCTGGCTTTGGGCCCATCATGCGCTtctccaccaccacctccagctcAGGCCGGGCCCGGGCGCCCTCCCCTGGGGACTATAAATCTCCCCACGTCACGGGGTCTGGGGCCTCGGCAGGCACCCACAAGCGGATGCCCTCACTGAGTGCCACCCCTGTGCCTGCTGATGAGACCCCTGAGACAGGCCTGAAGGAGAAGAAGCACAAAGCCAGCAAGAGGAGCCGCCACGGGCCAGGCCGTCCCAAGGGCAGTCGGAACAAGGAGGGCACTGGGGGCCCAGCTGCCCCATCCTTGCCCAGTGCCCAGCTGGCTGGCTTTACCGCCACTGCTGCCTCACCCTTCTCTGGAGGCTCCCTGGTCAGCTCTGGCCTGGGAGGTCTGGCCTCCCGAAACTTTGGGCCTTCTGGGAGCTTGCCCAGCCTGAGCCTGGAGTCCCCCTTACTAGGGGCAGGTTAGTGACCCCTGGGGACAGAAGGCATTTCAGGGCCCAGCCAGTCTAGTGAGGAACAGAGCTTACACATGCACTTAGAAGGAAATGGGATGGATACTCCTCCAAAAGACAGAGCACAGACAGTCACCTTCAGGACATCCCCCTCTGCATGCCTGGAGTGGAAAGGACTGGGGGCAGATTGTCAGAAGGTTTTACCAAGTTTTGGGAGGGAGATTATAAAAGCTAGGAATTCCCTAGCCCTGGGCAGGGCAGTTTAACAAGCAGGCACAGCAAGCAGATGTCACCAAGGCAAGAAGTGACATCTTTGCAGCAAGAGGGTTAGACTGGATGTGTAGCCAGAATCAGGGAGCACtggagctggggaggggctgTCACAGCCCTGGCTGAGCAGGAGTCTGGGGTGGAGGGTAACCGTGTGCTTCCCTCTGTCCTCCTTGTGCCTGCAGGCATCTACACCAGTAATAAGGACCCCATCTCCCACAGTGGCGGGATGCTACGGGCCGTCTGCAGCACCCctctctcctccagcctcctggggCCCCCAGGGACCTCGGCCCTGCCCCGCCTCAGCCGCTCCCCATTCACCAgcaccctcccctcctcctctgctTCTATCTCCACCACTCAGGTGAGACCTGACTCCCGGGCTCCTCCTTCTCTGGGCAGGTTGGGGACAGACTGACAGAGGACCCTAGCCTTCTGTGGGAATTGGAGCAACTGGGCTGAGTTGCCACCAGACCTCCCTCCAGGCTCTGGTCCCCTCTGCTCCCCAGCACACCCGGCCCCGTGCACCCCGGTACACACAGTTGTGCCCTAGATCCAAGAATAACTGCCAGGGGATTCTACCTCCCTCCCTTAGGTGTTTTCTCTGGCTGGCTCTACCTTTAGCCTCCCTTCTACCCACATCTTTGGAACCCCCATGGGTGCCGTTAACCCCCTCCTCGCCCAAGCTGAGAGCAGCCACACAGGTATGTGAATATCTGACCCCCTCTCCCCTTTCTTCCCAAAGGTCTGACACCCATCACCTGCATGTGACCCCAGAAAGAATGGGAGAGCTTTCTGGCTGCCCCCTCCCTCTGGCCATTGCCCTCCCTGcaaaaacaaacaggccgggtgtggtggctcacgcctgtaatcccagcactttgggaggctgaggcgggtggatcatctgagatcaggagttcgagaccagcctggccaacatggtgaaaccccgtctctactaaaaatacaaaaactaactgggtgtggtggtgggtgcctgtaatcccagctactcaggaggctgaggcaggagaattgcttgaacctgggaggcggaggttgcagtgagcggagatcaggaaactcttatcgcccaggctcaaaacaaaaccccagcgtggtggctcccgcctgtaatcccagctactcaggagactagcctgggcaacatagggagaacccgtctcttaaaaaaaaaaaaaatccacacacagCAAACCAGGGTACACTTTCACGTTAGAACCCAGCGACAAGGCAGGTCAGGGCAGTTACTGCTCCatctcacagaagaaaaagacagagatggaAGACTTGCTCAAGGCAGGGAATGGCAGAGCCAAAGCTTAGAGTCTGTTCTCCTGACTCCAAGCCCAGCGCTTTCACCGGTGTAGCGTGACTCCCGCTTGGCATCGGAGTGTGTCCTTGGGATCAGCCCTTATAGAGGTCTCAACCTCTCCGGGTATTTAGGAGTTAAGGGGGCGGGCCACAAACTCCCCGCCCTCTCCCTGGAGAGTCAGCCCAGCcccagagagctgattggtgcaGGGAGACCACCTGTCAGGCTGGGAGGCGGGGACTACAGCCAGGCTGCCGACTCAGGTAAGCCTTAAAGGGGACAAATATGATTCCACGTTTAAGAACGGCAGGGATTCTGTAGCCCAAGGAAGAGTTTTGCCTCCTAATTAGGGATCTGATGAATGTAAAAAGTCATACAGAGCTAATTATGATAATAGCTGCAGTCATTAAGGGCTTGCTACATGCCAGCTAAACCCTTCAGGTAAACACTTCACATTTATTACCTTCTTTTAATCTTAGTAACAGTCACTTCAGAGAGGCTGGTTAGGAGCCCAAGGTCACAAAAGTTGGTGTCAGGTTTAAATTAAATCCAGGTCTGTCTTGACCTCAAATTTCTATAATTCTGAAGATCCCAGGAAAGGAATTGGGCGGTGGatctgaaagaagccagacagtgGAGCCTTCAGCccagaggaggaaaagagagcaGATGCCCGGGGTTTGCCTCCCAGGGGCAGGGTTTCCAAGCCAGGGCCCTCAGCGCTGGCCTTGAACTGCCAGTCTGGTGTTGGGGATTCCTGGGGAAGGGGATCTGCGGCGAGGTCCCAATCCCATATCCACCTCGGGGGCGGGAACCCTGAGGCAGCGACCACTCCTCCCCGCTGATCCCAGCCTTCCCTTCTTCCAAGAGCCAGACCTGGAGGACTGCAGCTTCCGGTGTCGGGGGACCTCCCCT
This genomic interval carries:
- the MLLT6 gene encoding protein AF-17 isoform X15 is translated as MKEMVGGCCVCSDERGWAENPLVYCDGHACSVAVHQACYGIVQVPTGPWFCRKCESQERAARVRCELCPHKDGALKRTDNGGWAHVVCALYIPEVQFANVLTMEPIVLQYVPHDRFNKTCYICEEQGRESKAASGACMTCNRHGCRQAFHVTCAQMAGLLCEEEVLEVDNVKYCGYCKYHFSKMKTSRHSSGGGGGGTGGGGGSGGSMGGGGSGFISGRRSRSASPSTQQEKHPTHHERGQKKSRKDKERLKQKHKKRPESPPSILTPPVVPTADKVSSSASSSSHHEASTQETSESSRDSKGKKSSSHSLSHKGKKLSSGKVSSLQSSPDFSAFPKLEQPEEDKYSKPTAPAPSAPPSPSAPEPPKADLFEQKVVFSGFGPIMRFSTTTSSSGRARAPSPGDYKSPHVTGSGASAGTHKRMPSLSATPVPADETPETGLKEKKHKASKRSRHGPGRPKGSRNKEGTGGPAAPSLPSAQLAGFTATAASPFSGGSLVSSGLGGLASRNFGPSGSLPSLSLESPLLGAGIYTSNKDPISHSGGMLRAVCSTPLSSSLLGPPGTSALPRLSRSPFTSTLPSSSASISTTQV
- the MLLT6 gene encoding protein AF-17 isoform X12, whose product is MKEMVGGCCVCSDERGWAENPLVYCDGHACSVAVHQACYGIVQVPTGPWFCRKCESQERAARVRCELCPHKDGALKRTDNGGWAHVVCALYIPEVQFANVLTMEPIVLQYVPHDRFNKTCYICEEQGRESKAASGACMTCNRHGCRQAFHVTCAQMAGLLCEEEVLEVDNVKYCGYCKYHFSKMKTSRHSSGGGGGGTGGGGGSGGSMGGGGSGFISGRRSRSASPSTQQEKHPTHHERGQKKSRKDKERLKQKHKKRPESPPSILTPPVVPTADKVSSSASSSSHHEASTQETSESSRDSKGKKSSSHSLSHKGKKLSSGKGVSSFTSASSSSSSSSSSSGGPFQPAVSSLQSSPDFSAFPKLEQPEEDKYSKPTAPAPSAPPSPSAPEPPKADLFEQKVVFSGFGPIMRFSTTTSSSGRARAPSPGDYKSPHVTGSGASAGTHKRMPSLSATPVPADETPETGLKEKKHKASKRSRHGPGRPKGSRNKEGTGGPAAPSLPSAQLAGFTATAASPFSGGSLVSSGLGGLASRNFGPSGSLPSLSLESPLLGAGIYTSNKDPISHSGGMLRAVCSTPLSSSLLGPPGTSALPRLSRSPFTSTLPSSSASISTTQV